Proteins encoded together in one Prunus dulcis chromosome 3, ALMONDv2, whole genome shotgun sequence window:
- the LOC117620678 gene encoding 1-phosphatidylinositol-3-phosphate 5-kinase FAB1B isoform X1: MAAPNKVFSHFISMLKSLIPWRSEPANVSRDFWMPDGSCRVCYECDAQFTVFNRKHHCRLCGRVFCAKCTGNSIPAPSGDPRTDREDREKIRVCNYCYKQREQGIAIPDNGISINNIDLSTSPSETSFVSFKSCCTASSSSFTLNSMPYSAGPCQRHQDSPGFSPCQSSLMSTSTEKQSKFASWRSNDFVADIGDPSTNHYEISTTRSDDDDVEYGVYQSDSKNYPNANDYFSHIEFDEMSNDDGSNKVHPDGENINAKNLSSSSLLHSFDSQSLEEIPQLGKKEDEHDTGDECEASSSLYSPGDVDAEPVDFENNGLLWLPPEPEDEEDERETVLVDDDDDGDATGEWGRLRASSSFGSGEYRNRDRSGEEHKRAMKNVVDGHFRALVAQLLQVENLPIGQEGESEGWLEIITSLSWEAATLLKPDMSKGGGMDPGGYVKVKCIASGSRCDSMVVKGVVCKKNVAHRRMTSKIEKPRFMILGGALEYQRVSNLLSSFDTLLQQEMDHLKMAVAKIDAHHPDVLLVEKSVSRYAQEYLLAKDISLVLNIKRPLLERIARCTGAQIVPSIDHLSSQKLGYCDLFHVERFLEDLGSAGQGGKKLVKTLMYFEGCPKPLGCTILLRGANGDELKKVKHVVQYGIFAAYHLGLETSFLADEGASLPELPLNSPITVALPDKASSIERSISTVPGFSVAVNGQSPGVQPHNEPRRSNSVPVSDLNSAINSIQPCVLSGRTSLPTHPTSRFTNSTALYSAASGNVSDSYHNSLSPYHIFDGQNEMGSKESSVVKASAIKNGSDMMSNHPIVNSMRPLEALGQGILANTQNDQGIGNQLGSSDNSLLHQDGNTQVEDPEPMNEEFPPSPSDHQSILVSLSSRCVWKGTVCERSHLFRIKYYGSFDKPLGRFLRDHLFDLSYQCHSCEMPSEAHVHCYTHRQGTLTISVKKLPEILLPGEKEGRIWMWHRCLRCPRINGFPPATRRIVMSDAAWGLSFGKFLELSFSNHAAASRVASCGHSLHRDCLRFYGFGKMVACFRYASIDVHSVYLPPAKLDFNYEKQEWIQKETDEVVERAELLFSEVLNALRQIAEKRSGSGSHTTGMVTPESRHQIVELEGMLQKEKVEFEELLQKTLNREARKGQPVIDILEINRLRRQLLFQSYMWDHRLIYAANLDNNSLQDGLNSSVPDEWKPVVNNGNIADMNVAIKPGKCYNSCDSFLVDAMLNKEFDHGGDFDSTADTNMVYKERDIGQDSNNEKEDEANLRGEVSICDQSEPLKPRTSMRKTLSDGQFPIMDLSDTLDTAWTGENQSGIGIAKDNTCAVPVLAMADSNASPVKEVLNLDHAEYQNGPKVAHSVSPALSTKGSENMEDSVSWLKMPFLNFYRGFNKNFLSAAQKLDTLGEYNPVYVSSFRELELEGGARLLLPVGVNDTVVPVYDDEPTSLIAYALVSPDYHLQTSDEGDASFSDSLTMQSHHPDDDTASESHRSFGSTEESILSLSGSRNSLGLDPLSYTKALHARVSFGDDGPLGKVKYSVTCYYANRFEALRRICCPSELDYVRSLSRCKKWGAQGGKSNVFFAKTSDDRFIIKQVTKTELESFIKFAPGYFKYLSESIGTGSPTCLAKILGIYQVTSKHLKGGKESKTDVLVMENLLFGRNVTRLYDLKGSSRSRYNPDSSGSNKVLLDQNLIEAMPTSPIFVGNKAKRLLERAVWNDTAFLASIDVMDYSLLVGVDEEKHELVLGIIDFMRQYTWDKHLETWVKASGILGGPKNASPTVISPKQYKKRFRKAMTTYFLMVPDQWSPPSIVPSTSHSDFGEDAHGGNSVE, encoded by the exons ATGGCTGCGCCCAACAAGGTAttctctcatttcatttcCATGCTGAAATCGTTGATCCCTTGGCGTTCAGAGCCAGCAAATGTTTCGAGGGATTTTTGGATGCCTGATGGTAGCTGTAGGGTATGCTATGAGTGTGATGCACAGTTCACTGTATTTAACCGTAAACATCATTGTCGACTTTGTGGAAGAGTTTTCTGTGCTAAGTGTACAGGAAACTCAATTCCTGCCCCATCTGGTGACCCAAGGACAGATCGGGAAGATCGGGAGAAGATTCGTGTATGCAATTATTGTTACAAGCAACGGGAGCAAGGCATTGCTATTCCTGATAATGGAATCTCAATTAACAACATAGATCTTAGCACATCGCCATCAGAAACAAGTTTTGTTAGCTTTAAGTCTTGCTGCACTGCTAGCAGTAGTAGCTTCACTCTTAACTCAATGCCATATTCAGCTGGACCATGTCAACGACACCAAGATAGTCCTGGTTTTAGCCCGTGTCAATCATCTCTAATGAGTACTAGCACAGAAAAGCAAAGCAAATTCGCATCCTGGAGAAGCAATGATTTTGTAGCAGATATAGGGGATCCATCGACAAACCATTATGAAATTTCAACAACCCG gagtgatgatgatgatgttgagTATGGTGTATATCAGTCAGATTCGAAGAATTATCCTAATGCCAATGACTACTTTAGTCACATTGAGTTTGATGAGATGAGCAATGACGATGGATCAAATAAGGTGCATCCTGACGGTGAGAATATTAATGCAAAGAATTTAAGCAGCTCCTCATTACTTCACAGTTTTGACTCACAGAGTTTGGAGGAAATCCCACAgcttggaaaaaaagaagatgagcATGATACTGGTGATGAATGTGAGGCATCTTCCTCATTATATTCTCCAGGGGATGTTGATGCAGAACCTGTTGATTTTGAGAACAATGGACTGCTCTGGCTCCCCCCCGAAccagaagatgaagaagatgaaagggAAACTGTTTtggttgatgatgatgatgatggtgatgctACAGGAGAGTGGGGGCGTTTACGTGCATCAAGCAGTTTTGGAAGTGGGGAGTATCGCAATAGGGACCGGTCAGGTGAGGAGCACAAGAGGGCCATGAAGAATGTGGTTGATGGACACTTTAGGGCTTTGGTAGCTCAGCTATTGCAGGTTGAGAACCTTCCTATCGGCCAGGAAGGAGAAAGTGAAGGTTGGCTGGAGATCATTACATCTCTGTCTTGGGAGGCTGCTACACTATTAAAGCCAGATATGAGCAAAGGTGGAGGGATGGACCCAGGTGGTTATGTAAAAGTTAAATGCATAGCTTCTGGATCTCGATGCGATAG TATGGTGGTCAAAGGAGTTGTGTGTAAGAAAAATGTGGCTCATCGACGAATGACATCAAAAATAGAGAAACCTCGGTTTATGATCCTTGGTGGCGCTCTTGAGTACCAGCGTGTGTCTAACCTCTTGTCAAGTTTTGATACTCTGTTGCAGCAG GAGATGGACCACTTAAAAATGGCAGTAGCAAAGATCGATGCACACCACCCAGATGTCCTTCTTGTAGAGAAATCAGTTTCTCGATATGCTCAGGAATATCTTCTTGCAAAAGACATATCACTTGTTCTGAATATCAAGAGGCCACTTTTAGAGCGCATAGCTCGCTGCACAGGTGCTCAAATTGTGCCGTCAATTGATCATCTCTCATCACAAAAGTTGGGCTACTGTGATTTATTTCATGTGGAGAGGTTCCTGGAAGATCTTGGTTCCGCCGGTCAGGGTGGGAAAAAACTGGTGAAGACATTGATGTATTTTGAAGGCTGCCCGAAGCCATTGGGTTGTACT ATTTTACTTAGAGGTGCTAATGGGGATGAGTTGAAAAAAGTGAAGCATGTGGTTCAGTATGGGATTTTCGCGGCATATCACTTGGGTTTGGAGACATCCTTCCTTGCTGATGAAGGAGCCTCTCTGCCGGAGCTCCCATTAAATTCTCCAATAACTGTGGCACTTCCAGATAAAGCATCAAGCATTGAGAGGTCCATCTCAACAGTACCTGGTTTTAGTGTTGCTGTCAATGGACAGTCTCCGGGAGTTCAACCTCACAATGAGCCACGAAGATCCAACAGTGTCCCAGTTTCAGATTTGAATTCAGCCATTAACAGTATACAGCCTTGTGTACTTAGTGGTCGTACCTCTCTACCCACGCATCCCACTTCACGTTTCACCAATTCTACTGCTTTATACTCTGCCGCGTCTGGGAATGTTTCAGATTCTTATCATAATAGTCTTTCTCCTTACCACATATTTGATGGTCAAAATGAAATGGGTTCTAAAGAATCTTCGGTGGTGAAAGCTTCTGCAATAAAAAATGGCTCTGATATGATGTCTAATCATCCCATTGTCAATAGCATGAGGCCTTTAGAGGCTTTGGGACAAGGTATCTTGGCCAACACCCAAAATGATCAAGGTATTGGAAATCAACTAGGTAGTTCAGACAATTCATTGCTTCATCAAGATGGTAATACCCAGGTTGAGGACCCAGAACCTATGAATGAAGAGTTTCCTCCGTCACCTTCTGACCATCAGAGCATTTTGGTTTCCTTGTCATCCCGGTGCGTGTGGAAGGGGACTGTCTGTGAGAGGTCTCATCTGTTTCGAATAAAATACTATGGCAGTTTTGATAAACCTTTAGGACGGTTTTTACGGGACCATTTATTTGATCTG AGTTATCAATGCCATTCTTGCGAGATGCCATCAGAAGCACATGTTCATTGTTATACTCATCGACAGGGTACACTTACTATATCTGTTAAGAAGCTACCGGAAATTCTCTTACCAGGtgagaaggaaggaaggatCTGGATGTGGCACAGATGCTTGAGGTGTCCAAGGATCAATGGATTCCCTCCGGCTACTCGCAGAATAGTGATGTCTGATGCTGCATGGGGTTTATCATTTGGGAAGTTTCTGGAGCTCAGTTTTTCAAACCATGCGGCTGCAAGCAGGGTGGCGAGCTGTGGCCATTCTTTACATAGAGATTGTCTTCGTTTCTATGG ATTTGGGAAAATGGTTGCTTGCTTTCGGTATGCATCAATTGATGTTCATTCTGTCTACCTTCCACCTGCCAAACtggatttcaattatgagAAGCAGGAATGGatacaaaaagaaacagaTGAG GTTGTTGAACGGGCAGAGCTTCTTTTTTCTGAAGTACTTAATGCTCTTCGTCAAATTGCGGAGAAAAGATCTGGTTCAGGGTCACATACTACTGGCATGGTAACACCTGAATCAAGACACCAAATTGTGGAACTGGAAGGAATGTTACAAAAGGAGAAGGTGGAATTTGAG GAATTACTCCAAAAAACTTTGAACAGGGAAGCTAGAAAGGGACAACCTGTTATTGACATTCTGGAGATCAATCGATTGCGAAGGCAGTTACTTTTCCAATCTTATATGTGGGACCACCGCTTGATTTATGCAGCCAATTTAGATAACAACAGCCTCCAGGATGGTTTGAACAGCTCAGTTCCCGATGAGTGGAAACCTGTGGTTAATAATGGAAATATTGCTGATATGAATGTGGCAATAAAGCCAGGGAAATGTTATAATAGTTGTGATTCCTTTCTAGTGGATGCAATGCTTAACAAAGAATTTGACCATGGGGGAGACTTTGATAGCACTGCCGATACTAACATGGTttacaaagagagagacattGGTCAAGattcaaataatgaaaaagaagatgaagctAATCTCCGTGGTGAAGTGAGCATCTGTGATCAATCTGAACCTTTGAAACCAAGGACAAGTATGCGTAAGACTCTCTCTGATGGCCAGTTTCCTATAATGGATTTGTCAGATACCCTTGACACGGCATGGACCGGTGAAAAtcaaagtggaattggaaTAGCAAAGGACAATACCTGTGCAGTTCCTGTTTTAGCAATGGCAGATTCAAATGCCTCTCCAGTGAAAGAGGTATTAAATTTAGACCATGCAGAATACCAGAATGGTCCCAAGGTCGCCCATTCTGTTTCACCTGCATTGTCGACCAAGGGGTCTGAGAATATGGAAGACTCTGTAAGCTGGTTAAAAATGCcctttttaaatttctatCGTGGGTTcaataagaattttttatcTGCTGCTCAGAAGCTTGACACACTTGGTGAATACAATCCAGTCTATGTTTCATCCTTTCGGGAGTTGGAACTGGAAGGTGGGGCAAGGCTGCTTCTTCCCGTGGGTGTTAATGATACTGTTGTCCCTGTATATGATGATGAGCCCACAAGTCTTATAGCTTATGCCCTCGTATCACCAGATTATCATTTGCAAACAAGTGATGAGGGGGATGCTAGTTTTTCTGATTCACTGACTATGCAGTCACACCATCCTGATGATGACACGGCTTCTGAATCTCATCGAAGCTTCGGGTCTACTGAGGAAAGCATTTTATCTTTATCTGGATCTCGTAACTCCCTGGGTTTGGATCCGCTTTCGTATACAAAGGCTTTGCATGCAAGAGTTTCCTTTGGAGATGATGGCCCACTTGGTAAGGTTAAATACTCTGTGACATGTTACTATGCGAATCGTTTTGAAGCCTTAAGGAGGATTTGTTGTCCTTCTGAGCTTGACTATGTAAGATCCCTTAGTCGTTGTAAAAAGTGGGGAGCCCAAGGTGGGAAGAGCAATGTCTTTTTTGCTAAAACCTCGGATGACCGGTTTATCATCAAACAAGTCACCAAGACAGAGCTGGAATCTTTCATAAAATTCGCACCGGGATATTTCAAGTACCTATCTGAATCAATTGGCACAGGAAGTCCAACATGCCTAGCAAAGATTCTGGGGATATATCAG GTTACATCAAAGCATCTTAAGGGAGGGAAAGAGTCAAAGACAGATGTTTTGGTTATGGAGAATCTTCTGTTTGGAAGGAATGTGACACGGCTCTATGATCTCAAAGGATCTTCACGGTCTCGTTACAATCCTGATTCTAGTGGGAGCAACAAAGTTCTGCTAGATCAGAACTTGATTGAAGCAATGCCGACATCTCCAATATTTGTGGGAAACAAGGCAAAGCGTTTGTTGGAGAGAGCTGTCTGGAATGACACTGCTTTTCTTGCT TCAATTGATGTAATGGATTATTCTTTACTGGTTGGGGTGGATGAAGAGAAGCATGAGTTAGTACTTGGAATCATTGATTTTATGAGGCAGTACACATGGGATAAGCACCTTGAAACTTGGGTTAAAGCTTCAGGCATCCTTGGTGGGCCAAAGAACGCATCTCCAACTGTAATTTCACCGAAGCAATACAAGAAAAGGTTCAGGAAAGCAATGACAACCTACTTTTTGATGGTTCCAGATCAGTGGTCTCCTCCCTCTATTGTTCCAAGTACATCCCATTCTGATTTTGGCGAAGATGCACATGGTGGTAATTCGGTTGAATGA
- the LOC117620678 gene encoding 1-phosphatidylinositol-3-phosphate 5-kinase FAB1B isoform X2 has protein sequence MAAPNKVFSHFISMLKSLIPWRSEPANVSRDFWMPDGSCRVCYECDAQFTVFNRKHHCRLCGRVFCAKCTGNSIPAPSGDPRTDREDREKIRVCNYCYKQREQGIAIPDNGISINNIDLSTSPSETSFVSFKSCCTASSSSFTLNSMPYSAGPCQRHQDSPGFSPCQSSLMSTSTEKQSKFASWRSNDFVADIGDPSTNHYEISTTRSDDDDVEYGVYQSDSKNYPNANDYFSHIEFDEMSNDDGSNKSLEEIPQLGKKEDEHDTGDECEASSSLYSPGDVDAEPVDFENNGLLWLPPEPEDEEDERETVLVDDDDDGDATGEWGRLRASSSFGSGEYRNRDRSGEEHKRAMKNVVDGHFRALVAQLLQVENLPIGQEGESEGWLEIITSLSWEAATLLKPDMSKGGGMDPGGYVKVKCIASGSRCDSMVVKGVVCKKNVAHRRMTSKIEKPRFMILGGALEYQRVSNLLSSFDTLLQQEMDHLKMAVAKIDAHHPDVLLVEKSVSRYAQEYLLAKDISLVLNIKRPLLERIARCTGAQIVPSIDHLSSQKLGYCDLFHVERFLEDLGSAGQGGKKLVKTLMYFEGCPKPLGCTILLRGANGDELKKVKHVVQYGIFAAYHLGLETSFLADEGASLPELPLNSPITVALPDKASSIERSISTVPGFSVAVNGQSPGVQPHNEPRRSNSVPVSDLNSAINSIQPCVLSGRTSLPTHPTSRFTNSTALYSAASGNVSDSYHNSLSPYHIFDGQNEMGSKESSVVKASAIKNGSDMMSNHPIVNSMRPLEALGQGILANTQNDQGIGNQLGSSDNSLLHQDGNTQVEDPEPMNEEFPPSPSDHQSILVSLSSRCVWKGTVCERSHLFRIKYYGSFDKPLGRFLRDHLFDLSYQCHSCEMPSEAHVHCYTHRQGTLTISVKKLPEILLPGEKEGRIWMWHRCLRCPRINGFPPATRRIVMSDAAWGLSFGKFLELSFSNHAAASRVASCGHSLHRDCLRFYGFGKMVACFRYASIDVHSVYLPPAKLDFNYEKQEWIQKETDEVVERAELLFSEVLNALRQIAEKRSGSGSHTTGMVTPESRHQIVELEGMLQKEKVEFEELLQKTLNREARKGQPVIDILEINRLRRQLLFQSYMWDHRLIYAANLDNNSLQDGLNSSVPDEWKPVVNNGNIADMNVAIKPGKCYNSCDSFLVDAMLNKEFDHGGDFDSTADTNMVYKERDIGQDSNNEKEDEANLRGEVSICDQSEPLKPRTSMRKTLSDGQFPIMDLSDTLDTAWTGENQSGIGIAKDNTCAVPVLAMADSNASPVKEVLNLDHAEYQNGPKVAHSVSPALSTKGSENMEDSVSWLKMPFLNFYRGFNKNFLSAAQKLDTLGEYNPVYVSSFRELELEGGARLLLPVGVNDTVVPVYDDEPTSLIAYALVSPDYHLQTSDEGDASFSDSLTMQSHHPDDDTASESHRSFGSTEESILSLSGSRNSLGLDPLSYTKALHARVSFGDDGPLGKVKYSVTCYYANRFEALRRICCPSELDYVRSLSRCKKWGAQGGKSNVFFAKTSDDRFIIKQVTKTELESFIKFAPGYFKYLSESIGTGSPTCLAKILGIYQVTSKHLKGGKESKTDVLVMENLLFGRNVTRLYDLKGSSRSRYNPDSSGSNKVLLDQNLIEAMPTSPIFVGNKAKRLLERAVWNDTAFLASIDVMDYSLLVGVDEEKHELVLGIIDFMRQYTWDKHLETWVKASGILGGPKNASPTVISPKQYKKRFRKAMTTYFLMVPDQWSPPSIVPSTSHSDFGEDAHGGNSVE, from the exons ATGGCTGCGCCCAACAAGGTAttctctcatttcatttcCATGCTGAAATCGTTGATCCCTTGGCGTTCAGAGCCAGCAAATGTTTCGAGGGATTTTTGGATGCCTGATGGTAGCTGTAGGGTATGCTATGAGTGTGATGCACAGTTCACTGTATTTAACCGTAAACATCATTGTCGACTTTGTGGAAGAGTTTTCTGTGCTAAGTGTACAGGAAACTCAATTCCTGCCCCATCTGGTGACCCAAGGACAGATCGGGAAGATCGGGAGAAGATTCGTGTATGCAATTATTGTTACAAGCAACGGGAGCAAGGCATTGCTATTCCTGATAATGGAATCTCAATTAACAACATAGATCTTAGCACATCGCCATCAGAAACAAGTTTTGTTAGCTTTAAGTCTTGCTGCACTGCTAGCAGTAGTAGCTTCACTCTTAACTCAATGCCATATTCAGCTGGACCATGTCAACGACACCAAGATAGTCCTGGTTTTAGCCCGTGTCAATCATCTCTAATGAGTACTAGCACAGAAAAGCAAAGCAAATTCGCATCCTGGAGAAGCAATGATTTTGTAGCAGATATAGGGGATCCATCGACAAACCATTATGAAATTTCAACAACCCG gagtgatgatgatgatgttgagTATGGTGTATATCAGTCAGATTCGAAGAATTATCCTAATGCCAATGACTACTTTAGTCACATTGAGTTTGATGAGATGAGCAATGACGATGGATCAAATAAG AGTTTGGAGGAAATCCCACAgcttggaaaaaaagaagatgagcATGATACTGGTGATGAATGTGAGGCATCTTCCTCATTATATTCTCCAGGGGATGTTGATGCAGAACCTGTTGATTTTGAGAACAATGGACTGCTCTGGCTCCCCCCCGAAccagaagatgaagaagatgaaagggAAACTGTTTtggttgatgatgatgatgatggtgatgctACAGGAGAGTGGGGGCGTTTACGTGCATCAAGCAGTTTTGGAAGTGGGGAGTATCGCAATAGGGACCGGTCAGGTGAGGAGCACAAGAGGGCCATGAAGAATGTGGTTGATGGACACTTTAGGGCTTTGGTAGCTCAGCTATTGCAGGTTGAGAACCTTCCTATCGGCCAGGAAGGAGAAAGTGAAGGTTGGCTGGAGATCATTACATCTCTGTCTTGGGAGGCTGCTACACTATTAAAGCCAGATATGAGCAAAGGTGGAGGGATGGACCCAGGTGGTTATGTAAAAGTTAAATGCATAGCTTCTGGATCTCGATGCGATAG TATGGTGGTCAAAGGAGTTGTGTGTAAGAAAAATGTGGCTCATCGACGAATGACATCAAAAATAGAGAAACCTCGGTTTATGATCCTTGGTGGCGCTCTTGAGTACCAGCGTGTGTCTAACCTCTTGTCAAGTTTTGATACTCTGTTGCAGCAG GAGATGGACCACTTAAAAATGGCAGTAGCAAAGATCGATGCACACCACCCAGATGTCCTTCTTGTAGAGAAATCAGTTTCTCGATATGCTCAGGAATATCTTCTTGCAAAAGACATATCACTTGTTCTGAATATCAAGAGGCCACTTTTAGAGCGCATAGCTCGCTGCACAGGTGCTCAAATTGTGCCGTCAATTGATCATCTCTCATCACAAAAGTTGGGCTACTGTGATTTATTTCATGTGGAGAGGTTCCTGGAAGATCTTGGTTCCGCCGGTCAGGGTGGGAAAAAACTGGTGAAGACATTGATGTATTTTGAAGGCTGCCCGAAGCCATTGGGTTGTACT ATTTTACTTAGAGGTGCTAATGGGGATGAGTTGAAAAAAGTGAAGCATGTGGTTCAGTATGGGATTTTCGCGGCATATCACTTGGGTTTGGAGACATCCTTCCTTGCTGATGAAGGAGCCTCTCTGCCGGAGCTCCCATTAAATTCTCCAATAACTGTGGCACTTCCAGATAAAGCATCAAGCATTGAGAGGTCCATCTCAACAGTACCTGGTTTTAGTGTTGCTGTCAATGGACAGTCTCCGGGAGTTCAACCTCACAATGAGCCACGAAGATCCAACAGTGTCCCAGTTTCAGATTTGAATTCAGCCATTAACAGTATACAGCCTTGTGTACTTAGTGGTCGTACCTCTCTACCCACGCATCCCACTTCACGTTTCACCAATTCTACTGCTTTATACTCTGCCGCGTCTGGGAATGTTTCAGATTCTTATCATAATAGTCTTTCTCCTTACCACATATTTGATGGTCAAAATGAAATGGGTTCTAAAGAATCTTCGGTGGTGAAAGCTTCTGCAATAAAAAATGGCTCTGATATGATGTCTAATCATCCCATTGTCAATAGCATGAGGCCTTTAGAGGCTTTGGGACAAGGTATCTTGGCCAACACCCAAAATGATCAAGGTATTGGAAATCAACTAGGTAGTTCAGACAATTCATTGCTTCATCAAGATGGTAATACCCAGGTTGAGGACCCAGAACCTATGAATGAAGAGTTTCCTCCGTCACCTTCTGACCATCAGAGCATTTTGGTTTCCTTGTCATCCCGGTGCGTGTGGAAGGGGACTGTCTGTGAGAGGTCTCATCTGTTTCGAATAAAATACTATGGCAGTTTTGATAAACCTTTAGGACGGTTTTTACGGGACCATTTATTTGATCTG AGTTATCAATGCCATTCTTGCGAGATGCCATCAGAAGCACATGTTCATTGTTATACTCATCGACAGGGTACACTTACTATATCTGTTAAGAAGCTACCGGAAATTCTCTTACCAGGtgagaaggaaggaaggatCTGGATGTGGCACAGATGCTTGAGGTGTCCAAGGATCAATGGATTCCCTCCGGCTACTCGCAGAATAGTGATGTCTGATGCTGCATGGGGTTTATCATTTGGGAAGTTTCTGGAGCTCAGTTTTTCAAACCATGCGGCTGCAAGCAGGGTGGCGAGCTGTGGCCATTCTTTACATAGAGATTGTCTTCGTTTCTATGG ATTTGGGAAAATGGTTGCTTGCTTTCGGTATGCATCAATTGATGTTCATTCTGTCTACCTTCCACCTGCCAAACtggatttcaattatgagAAGCAGGAATGGatacaaaaagaaacagaTGAG GTTGTTGAACGGGCAGAGCTTCTTTTTTCTGAAGTACTTAATGCTCTTCGTCAAATTGCGGAGAAAAGATCTGGTTCAGGGTCACATACTACTGGCATGGTAACACCTGAATCAAGACACCAAATTGTGGAACTGGAAGGAATGTTACAAAAGGAGAAGGTGGAATTTGAG GAATTACTCCAAAAAACTTTGAACAGGGAAGCTAGAAAGGGACAACCTGTTATTGACATTCTGGAGATCAATCGATTGCGAAGGCAGTTACTTTTCCAATCTTATATGTGGGACCACCGCTTGATTTATGCAGCCAATTTAGATAACAACAGCCTCCAGGATGGTTTGAACAGCTCAGTTCCCGATGAGTGGAAACCTGTGGTTAATAATGGAAATATTGCTGATATGAATGTGGCAATAAAGCCAGGGAAATGTTATAATAGTTGTGATTCCTTTCTAGTGGATGCAATGCTTAACAAAGAATTTGACCATGGGGGAGACTTTGATAGCACTGCCGATACTAACATGGTttacaaagagagagacattGGTCAAGattcaaataatgaaaaagaagatgaagctAATCTCCGTGGTGAAGTGAGCATCTGTGATCAATCTGAACCTTTGAAACCAAGGACAAGTATGCGTAAGACTCTCTCTGATGGCCAGTTTCCTATAATGGATTTGTCAGATACCCTTGACACGGCATGGACCGGTGAAAAtcaaagtggaattggaaTAGCAAAGGACAATACCTGTGCAGTTCCTGTTTTAGCAATGGCAGATTCAAATGCCTCTCCAGTGAAAGAGGTATTAAATTTAGACCATGCAGAATACCAGAATGGTCCCAAGGTCGCCCATTCTGTTTCACCTGCATTGTCGACCAAGGGGTCTGAGAATATGGAAGACTCTGTAAGCTGGTTAAAAATGCcctttttaaatttctatCGTGGGTTcaataagaattttttatcTGCTGCTCAGAAGCTTGACACACTTGGTGAATACAATCCAGTCTATGTTTCATCCTTTCGGGAGTTGGAACTGGAAGGTGGGGCAAGGCTGCTTCTTCCCGTGGGTGTTAATGATACTGTTGTCCCTGTATATGATGATGAGCCCACAAGTCTTATAGCTTATGCCCTCGTATCACCAGATTATCATTTGCAAACAAGTGATGAGGGGGATGCTAGTTTTTCTGATTCACTGACTATGCAGTCACACCATCCTGATGATGACACGGCTTCTGAATCTCATCGAAGCTTCGGGTCTACTGAGGAAAGCATTTTATCTTTATCTGGATCTCGTAACTCCCTGGGTTTGGATCCGCTTTCGTATACAAAGGCTTTGCATGCAAGAGTTTCCTTTGGAGATGATGGCCCACTTGGTAAGGTTAAATACTCTGTGACATGTTACTATGCGAATCGTTTTGAAGCCTTAAGGAGGATTTGTTGTCCTTCTGAGCTTGACTATGTAAGATCCCTTAGTCGTTGTAAAAAGTGGGGAGCCCAAGGTGGGAAGAGCAATGTCTTTTTTGCTAAAACCTCGGATGACCGGTTTATCATCAAACAAGTCACCAAGACAGAGCTGGAATCTTTCATAAAATTCGCACCGGGATATTTCAAGTACCTATCTGAATCAATTGGCACAGGAAGTCCAACATGCCTAGCAAAGATTCTGGGGATATATCAG GTTACATCAAAGCATCTTAAGGGAGGGAAAGAGTCAAAGACAGATGTTTTGGTTATGGAGAATCTTCTGTTTGGAAGGAATGTGACACGGCTCTATGATCTCAAAGGATCTTCACGGTCTCGTTACAATCCTGATTCTAGTGGGAGCAACAAAGTTCTGCTAGATCAGAACTTGATTGAAGCAATGCCGACATCTCCAATATTTGTGGGAAACAAGGCAAAGCGTTTGTTGGAGAGAGCTGTCTGGAATGACACTGCTTTTCTTGCT TCAATTGATGTAATGGATTATTCTTTACTGGTTGGGGTGGATGAAGAGAAGCATGAGTTAGTACTTGGAATCATTGATTTTATGAGGCAGTACACATGGGATAAGCACCTTGAAACTTGGGTTAAAGCTTCAGGCATCCTTGGTGGGCCAAAGAACGCATCTCCAACTGTAATTTCACCGAAGCAATACAAGAAAAGGTTCAGGAAAGCAATGACAACCTACTTTTTGATGGTTCCAGATCAGTGGTCTCCTCCCTCTATTGTTCCAAGTACATCCCATTCTGATTTTGGCGAAGATGCACATGGTGGTAATTCGGTTGAATGA